From a single Rutidosis leptorrhynchoides isolate AG116_Rl617_1_P2 chromosome 5, CSIRO_AGI_Rlap_v1, whole genome shotgun sequence genomic region:
- the LOC139846942 gene encoding indole-3-pyruvate monooxygenase YUCCA6-like, with translation MQTNCSREIQGKMANDPHHHLTNNHHETNGSCSVRWVHGPVIVGAGPSGLAVAACLKQKGVPSIILERSNCIASLWQYRTYDRLRLHLPKKFCELPMMPFPNEYPMYPSKQQFLEYLENYAKRFEIKPDFEQEVESAKYDESLGMWRVKSVGLKGEEMEYVCKWLVVATGENAEAVVPEIKGIDSFCGEVQHTSEYTSGCVFKGKKVLVVGCGNSGMEVSLDLCNHNAHPSLVVRNAVHVLPREMLGRSTFGLSMWLLKWLPIRLVDRFLLIMSWLIFGNTASFGLDRPQVGPLELKGKTGKTPVLDVGTLAKIKSGDIKIHPNIQSVGHRCVQFVNGRVENFDAIVLATGYKSNTPSWLKENKMFSEKDGMPRKPFPQGWKGEHGLYAAGFTRRGLSGSSMDAKRVSEDIEKLYKVEAKHLSMTIGRSLTLQP, from the exons ATGCAGACTAATTGTTCAAGGGAAATACAAGGAAAAATGGCTAATGATCCTCATCATCACTTAACCAACAACCACCATGAAACTAATGGATCATGTTCTGTTCGATGGGTTCATGGACCGGTTATCGTTGGTGCGGGTCCCTCTGGGCTAGCCGTGGCTGCGTGTTTGAAACAAAAAGGTGTCCCTAGTATCATATTAGAACGTTCTAATTGTATTGCTTCTTTATGGCAATATAGGACATATGATAGGTTAAGGTTACATTTACCTAAAAAGTTTTGTGAACTTCCTATGATGCCTTTTCCTAATGAGTACCCTATGTACCCTTCAAAACAACAGTTTTTGGAGTATTTAGAGAATTACGCTAAGCGATTTGAGATTAAGCCGGATTTCGAGCAAGAAGTTGAGAGTGCAAAGTATGATGAAAGTTTAGGGATGTGGAGAGTGAAAAGTGTAGGGTTAAAAGGTGAGGAAATGGAGTATGTTTGTAAATGGTTAGTGGTAGCTACCGGAGAGAATGCAGAGGCGGTTGTGCCCGAAATTAAAGGGATTGATAGCTTTTGTGGTGAGGTACAACATACATCTGAGTATACAAGTGGATGTGTTTTTAAAGGGAAGAAAGTTTTGGTTGTTGGTTGTGGAAATTCAGGAATGGAAGTTTCTTTGGATCTTTGTAATCACAATGCTCATCCTTCTCTTGTTGTTAGAAATGCT GTACATGTCCTACCCCGAGAGATGCTAGGAAGATCAACTTTTGGGTTGTCCATGTGGTTACTTAAGTGGCTACCCATAAGACTCGTTGATCGCTTTCTGTTGATCATGTCATGGTTGATTTTTGGAAACACGGCTAGTTTTGGGCTCGATCGACCTCAAGTGGGACCCCTCGAGCTAAAAGGCAAGACCGGTAAAACGCCGGTGTTGGATGTAGGAACCCTAGCCAAGATTAAAAGTGGAGACATTAAG ATACATCCAAATATTCAAAGTGTGGGACATCGTTGTGTACAATTTGTGAATGGAAGAGTAGAGAATTTTGATGCAATCGTTTTAGCAACAGGGTATAAAAGCAATACTCCCTCTTGGCTAAAG GAAAACAAAATGTTCTCTGAAAAAGATGGTATGCCGCGAAAACCATTTCCTCAAGGTTGGAAAGGTGAACATGGGCTATATGCGGCAGGGTTCACTAGACGTGGCTTGTCAGGTTCATCCATGGATGCTAAGCGAGTATCAGAAGACATCGAAAAGTTATATAAAGTCGAAGCGAAGCATCTTTCGATGACGATTGGACGATCATTAACACTCCAACCGTAG